The Oenanthe melanoleuca isolate GR-GAL-2019-014 chromosome 1, OMel1.0, whole genome shotgun sequence genome segment ACTCCAGTACAGCCCAGCACGGAGTCTACTGTAAGCTCTGTGCAGTGCCAACAGCTCACATTAAATCTGCTTCTGTTGGCAAATCTCTGCCAGTTCCCCCTATTGCAAGTGTCTGACAGAGTATTCAAAGACCTGAAACCTCTACCTTtgctggggcaggcactgatGATCTGTTTGATAACTGCAGAGCTTCTGCTGACATAGTCTTCATAACTTTCTGATGGCACCAGGGAAGAGAGTGGGAAGTTACCCCTGCCAATAAAATCACAAATATATGTTAATCTAGATGAATACACTCTTAGCAGCATTGAATGATTACACCAGAGAAAAAGCACTTGGTTAAAAGGTTTATTTACTGATTTGGCTGACACACTGCTTGTCTGAAGCATTAGCTTCTCTCTGAGTAATTTCCATTACATCTCACGGCTAAGTCTCATAGCTCATAAAGCACCAGATGCAGGGAAAAGCTGGATTCAATAAAACTTGTAGTTTACAGTGGAGATTATTTAAAGCAGGATTTATGCCCAAGAAAAGCTCTGAGCAATTCTGCCAGCAAGGACCACTGCCCAGACAAGAGCTGCAGAGATGCCTGGGTCTTCCAATGCTGACTGAGTTCAAACAAAGGTGAGGCACTAATGATGTTTGCAAGATTCGAAATGCTTGCAAGATTTGGTACCTCAGCATTAATGTCCTCAATAAACcaagtaaataaaaatctgcaatGAACAAGGCTTATCTGCATTGCTGGTCAAATGGGTAGTAAAGAGTTTCACTGCTagaaatacctttaaaaataaatgctgtttcCAGGGATAGTAATCACAATTATTCACAAAGTATCTGAGCACTTCTGCTGAGACcaggcatttttctttcttttatacACCAGGGCTTTTCAGGCACCCAAGAAAAACCTAAAAGCCAGGACTTCACACTGTTGTGAATCCTCAGAGAACACCTCAGAGCTCTGGTGAGGCTTTGCTGATGGACAAAATTTGCAGTGGTTGCATTTGATAAAACCAGACCCTGGTGTCCAACCAGCTCAGTAGCAGAGTGAACCTTGCCaatgaattttgttttgctgatgCCTAATATTATATCTGGTTTTTATGATCCCCTTTGCAGGTGATTCTTCAAGTGATCTCAAACACTAATTCATAACACCTAACACccaaggactttttttttttttttttaaccctgcAAGTGATGGGAAGAAAATGGCATTCTATGTGCAAGTTTACAGTTCATTCACCCTATTTTTGAGCTGTGAGGGACCTAAACACTATAGTTAACATTGCCTTAGAGATTCCCCTCTGAACCTACCACTGCAGTGCATTTGCACAGTTTCTTTTGAGACAAATGATTTTGTACCAAAAAACCCTTAGAGATTACAGTCTGTTagtgaaaaacaaaccagagaGTCCTGTGCTCCAAAAAAAGATTTTGGAGACTTTATGCAATCTCAAACAAAGATACACCCTAGGCTGTAAGTAATGTACTAAGGAATGAGAtgtttcctttccccctttcttgAATAGGTGGGAAATCCCAGATGTAACTGAGTAATTTCCCGGATCTGGCTGTGCACTGCAaaccctgagcagcctggtttgTGAACAAGATGAGGAGCTAGATTGAATTGGAGGTTTATCatttcctgccaggctgtggtTTGCAAGTGCTCAGAAAAGGCATCGACCCTCACCCCACCAAGTTATGAGGGCTCCAAAAAGTCCTTGCTGAGCACAGTATTCATCTTTGAGCAACTTAAAACAATGCCAGAAACATCAATTGAAGTGAAATGCTCTTATCTTGCCTGTCCCCAAAACCCCTTGGTGCTGCCCTACAGACCCTCAGCCAAGGGCTGGTTTACCTTACATAATGTGACATTTCTTTGTCACTGCAAATCAGGTTATTCTTCACATTTCTAAAGTGTTTTTCACATGAACCAAAGGTAAAAGCAAAGCTCCTGGCACCTGACATTAATGCACACGTGCTGGTGACAGCATATCTTATTTTTATATCCTATTTTGATCTGAATTTGATCTGAATCACCCCATCTTTGCAGTGTTTGTAATGATTCATGACACATAAAAGGACAAGATAACTCAgagaaaaaccccacagcttTATCAgccagacacagacacacctaTAGCTTGTATCTATGTTGTAAGATGCCTCCACCAGTTCTACCACAGTCATGAAGTTGGGGATTGTTCTGTTTGCTTCCAACTTGGTCCATTCAAACAGTCCTGGTTCCACCCTGATTCTCACTTTTGGATTTAATTTAAGCCCTGTAAGAACAAGAAATAGATCTTAGGAGAAAGGTACACTCAAAATGCTACTCAGACTATGCATTTTGCCTTGTTTGCTGTAGTACtttcattaatgaaaataaattggttATTAACAACCAATTGATTCAAGGAAGCCACCAGTATATTCTTGTTAGACTAACATAAAGGGACTGcaaattattatcatcattatcataATCATATTTTTGAAGCTCTCTTGTGATGCTCTCCTAGAAGGAAAAAACTCAGTTTTGCAATGTTACAATCTGAATAAACTTCAGACAGGAAatgtttttagcatttttatatAGCATTTTGGTCAGTGTTCCTCAGTGGGGCAGTAAATTGTCCAAATTGTCCAGTATTAGAAATGGAAGTATCTtctcaaaagaaatattttttgagtaTTCTTAAGAGAGGTTACTGAGTGGCAGTGAATGCATTCTGATGTAAACATGGCACTGAACTGTGAACTTGCTGAAAGGGAcaggagatggaaaaagaagagagggagaggaaaggaacagaaagatGTTGTGCAACATGAAGGATTAGAACAGTTTGGCTTGCAAAAGGAAGCATGGAAGCAGTCTTCCCTGATTCACACCCAGACCATTCAGAGCTCTGGAAACATCTGATGTTTGGGTCAAAATGTTTTCTGGAAGAGGTGGCAGTGGTGATTTGATGGACAGCTACCAATGTTGAATCCAAGCAGCTATGAAACACCTCTGTTTCACATTAAATTAGGTTCCATTTTAGCTCTCAAGGACTAGTGTTTGTGTGCTCACATCCCACAGACTGTCACACACCAGCAGGTTTGTGCTGCCTGCACTACCTGCAGTCAAAACCACCTCGCCTTCCCTGCCTACAGAAAACCACAAACAACCACAAAGTCGTGCATCTTCCTAATTGCTCTTGTCAGAGGCTTCACAGAGGTTTGGTGAAGCTGTTCCCAGCGTGGCAGAAGCACCTGGCAGCTTTGGTGCTTACCCTGCAGGACGTGCTGAGCTGTCTGCACGCAGCGCAGGGCAGGGGACGAGTACACGTGGCTGACTGTCACCTCCTGGTCCAGCAGAGCTTCCCCTGGATGGCAACAGCAAAGGGGACAGATGAGAAACAACTGCAAAACACTCTCTGCAAAAAAAACAGCTCAGAGCTTAGCAGTTTCATCAGCATGGGATACACTCACAGTTcctttctattaatttttttcgCACTATTTGTTGATTGAGCTCATTAGAAAGCTCATTCTGGTGGAAACATCAATTCTAAAATGAGTGTTGGAAAGATAATTACAGAAGATACACCCCAAATCTGCAAACAGCAGTTAGGCATTTGGCTGTCTCCATGTGAGTTTAGACCtccagtgctctgggcaccaaCTTCGTGGgttattttcttaaaagagCAAAGCAGTTAATAGTtgctaaaattatttattgtagaagcacatcagtctcaaacTCTACTACTTGTACTTTGGCATCTGAAACCTTTTGCTTACTAAAAGCACTAAAGCTCATTCTAAAAATTACTGACTCACTTAgttatcctaaaacttaaacttacacctctactttatgtgtgagtggcttaatatacttcaatccacccaaaggctttaattcaatccctgcactctgatttctctctcaagaattcagagagactcctggctcactgactccaacatcTCCATATATCTGAGCCATCAgagacaagcagcagcagaccAGCACTGTCACAATCATGGACCTTGCTCAGGGAGCACAAACAGCTTTATCTGGTGAGTGAATGGAGTCAGCCTAACCCACacccatcctcctgcagtgaggTGACCACTCTGCTGACCATGGAGCTGCTTCCTCTGGCCAGCCCCTTCACTCCTCACTGTCCACTCAAGGACAGCTGCAATTAGACATTCATCCCTTGCAGACaagcagcagggcacaggtaGTGTTCTGGCTTCTTCCTTTTGGCTTTCTCTGCCAGGAACTGGCAGAGGGGGGTCTCAAAGACAAGTAACCAGCTGTGTTCTCTATTTTACTATTTAAGATCTTGCAGTGGTTGCCCACAGAGAATTGTGGCCACAATGAGTGCTGGTAGGAGATTTTTCTGCTTCGAAGTCAGCATGAGCTTTGGCAGATGATGACAGCCTGCTTCCCAAACCCTTACATTTGCAGGAGGATAATATCCAGCTTACCTATAAGCCTTGACTGGAAAATACCACAGCAAGATAAAGGAGGATCATGTTCAAACTGCTTCATGCTGTCTTTCCGCCTcggcagggaggaggggaagtTCAGATCTGCTCTGGAGTATTTCCCTGAAACAAGGCAGGACATTTTGCTGTGACACAAGGGGGGCAGCAGCTGTGTTATGTTTGTTTTACAGACAGAGTCAGTGTCTCACTGATGAAAAACAGCCAGTGCTATTACCTTAAAGGCATCACGTTTTAAGGTCACAACACTGCCTTGGGAAATCATCTGTCCTAACAGAATAGCCCCTCTTCTTCAAGCTCAGAAGGAGCAAatggggaggaggaaagaacAGGAAATCAAGAGAATTTGGCTTTGTAGGactcaaaagaaacaaaaatcgACTCCCTATCTTTATTAATTTACAGTTGCCaaagtgactgaaaaaaaacatctcCACTGAATCAAAATGAAACCAATGCATTGATTATGCAGCTCCCCTTATCTGGTACCACTCCCCTTATCTGGGGTGAATTGCATGCACTACTGCATAGCAAGGCAGACTTTCAGCACCCTTCCTCCTGACATACATTTCCCTGTTTTGGGTCAGTTTTCTTCACCtgaaaacactatttttttttattttttattttttttaattttttttttatttttttattttgagagaaagagaaaattcagattttaatttagGTCAGTGCTGACATTTCATTTCCACCACAGATTCCCCAGTTTGGACTAGTGACACAGTGTGACTCTGATCAAGATGATCAAGAAACAATGATTCTGACTCAGAAAGGTGGAGGGGTCTGACAATCACCACCTTGCATAACAAGAGGTGATGAGTGTGCTCCTGTGATTTGTTCATGTACCAGTGAGACACACTTTCATCAGCAGCCCAAGAGCTTTGTTTACCTGCAGAATTTATGCAGAAGGTCTTTAGGACATTTTTTGTGACCTGGTTATGTGCAGGTCAAAGCAATGCCTGACTTGCACTGTCATCACTCCTTTGTGCCAGTGTTGAGATTTACACACAGATTGAATCTCTCCTACCCATTACTGGGGTGAATTGGGTTTGGCCCTGCTTTTTGAAGATCCTCCCATTTCCTCACTCACCATCTGCAgtcaggcactgctgcagccaagaTTTGCCAAAGACCTGATCCACTCCTTCCCCGTGGCGCATCACCAGCACTCCTCTCCGCAGGGCAGTGTTCTGGGAAAAGTTTCAGAGGATTTCATCTATAACCTGCAGGAAAAATCTGGATTCCTGCAGAGGAGACAGTGTAATAGATGCCTGTCCTTGGGACAGTGGTAAGCCTGACTGATTCTCCACTAAAGGCaaagaaaatcataaaatcattaatGTTGGAAAGACCTTTGGGGttattgagtccaacctttgactgatcAGCACGTTGTCAACTCAGCCAtagccctgagtgccacatccaacTGCTTCTTGTACTCTTCCAGCTTTGGTGACTCAACACTCCTGTTCAGTGCTTGGCCACCCTTTCAGtggaaaaattcttcctgatatccatcctgagcctcccctggtgTGGTTTAAGGACacttcctcttgtcctgtctcaCATCCCTGACCCTCATGGGCTGCAGGTTCTAATTCTGTGTTAGCACTGTGAAAGACAGTGCTGGTAACAGATCTTTTCATCTCAGTGTGGGAAGGAATCATAACTTTAATTTATATCATATGGTTGAGataaacaaaacccagaaaattgGCCAAGATTTGATTGGTAATGCCCTTCTCTACACCAGGACTAGCACCAAGCTTCTCCTCTTTTCCTAGTGAAAATACCATTTCTACATTTTCATAACTGTGTGACCAAATCAACAGTGTACCCAGATCTCCTACAAGGCCACTTTTTTTACTTAGACTGCATgaaattacaaataaatttgAAGTAATTTGGGGTTAGTATACAATGCACATTAAATACAAATGAGAAGAAGATGAGGAGAAACAGGTcaaagattttaaaactttaaaacagtgttactgctgcagcactgagctaAGTGCTCTGcatcttcagcagcagagaagggaatTCTTAAGAAGTGGTTTGAGGTTAATATTCATGCATTCTGTTAAATACTTGCACTTCTGCCATGAAACACCCATCAACTGCCACAAGAGCAGAGTATAAACCAAAGGTTTTGtgctcttcctcttctcctcaaGAGGAACCCACAGGCCAGGGAAACTCTAGCCTGGAGATGTGCCCATctgcaaaacacatttctcAGGCCAAGCCTTGGCTCTGCCACAGATGTGACCTGGATAAGAGAGGCCAAGAGCCAGAGGAAGGACGTGGGACTTGTTCAGGAAGTTCTTACATGGTGTCCTGGAGGCCCCAGGGAGGAAGTTCCCTCCAggtgcctcagtttctctgaTGTTAGCACAAACCAGCCCAGGGTTattgcccagcacagcaggagcagagcctgtgggGCCAGCAAGCTGAAGGGGTTTCTGAGGCATGTCTGTGCTAAAAATGCACTTTGACATCTCTGACAGAGCCAAAAATGCAATGCAGGTGCAAAAGtgctgtaggaaaaaaaatcagagtccttatttgttttgcttttcctaccAGAAGACCAGTGGACATGGGAAAAATTGATACCTGTTGATTTTGAACCTGGGTGAGAAATGTGATGCTACCAGTGGTGTTACCCACTCCAGCCAGCTGTTCTGTGCAGTTACCTGCACTAGCTACATAtccaaaaataaagaagaaaatggaacaTTTAAATGTGATCTGAGGCCATGGAAGCCTCCAAGATGACATCCATGGAATCTGGAAATAAGAGCAGACATGAACAGTGAGACTAATTCAGATTTAGTCACTCTGCCTGAAGCCACGTGGAAATCAGGGGAGACTGTGCttgtgtctcacctgtctccaTACCCACTGAGGCTGTGCTCAGAGAAACCTGAGCAGAAAACTCTTGTGTTGTGCTATTATGAAAGACAAGTGTTATATACATCATacacattacaaaaaaaacctatgagatattttaaaatacagttcgAGTGCgtatgtatatataaatgtacaacataaataaaacagcatGTACAAATGTAcaacaaaacctgaaaatatgagggagggaaaggaagataCTACTAAATTTGCTAaacttattatttattatttgttcatttattctttatttattaattatttagtatttatttatttaatagcaTATCTGACAAAGCATGTGGCAAAGGtaagagatgaaaaaaacaattacctgaagaaaaagaacattgGTTACACTCCTTGACACACTGAGATTATGGGCTTCCCCATTCAGCTTTACATTGGGCTCCTTTTCAGTTTTGGTGAAGGATCTTGAAGCTGTCTCAAAAACATACTccctgaaaaagcagaaacagcacacagacacacaaacataCAGTTACACACACAAATAGAAGAGACTTTTGAGTCATGATGTTTAAAGAATCAGCAAGTCAGGATTAATGTTCTATTCAATACTTTTTGCACATTTGCAATTCACCATCACCCCATTTAGAAGACGTCCCATAAAAATGAGGTTAAAATACTAGGAACTGATGGTGTACATTGGGTGTAACACTGCTGCTAAAGTGGGAGCTTCAAGAAGGAAACACTACCTGGTGGCCTCCTCCCTTTCTCTGAAACATCAAGAAATGCACCAAAATTTCCTGTCTTAGAAAAATCATCTCTAATCTACAAGTAgcatcagctgtgctgcagaatgtCACCTGCAGAATGAAGAGCAGGAAGCCAGACAGGTGCCTTCTGATGCAGAGCACACCAACGAGATAAGAGTGGTGCCAAGGTGGTGGAGCAACCTTGGTGTGGTTTCATTTCAAGTTAGCTTTACAAGCCctcaaaattagaaaaaaaagaagagagcagagagcCAGGCTGAAGGCTGAGGCTGCCGTGGTAGAATGCACTCTTTCAAAATTCATTAGCGTGTTTAGGTTCTTCAAGAGTGAACAGGGatcatccccagagcagctgaactTACTGAACGTCTACAGGTTTGTGccctgtttcttttctctcaggaGACATCCCAGCATCCCCCCCACAACCTCAGGATTTTCCTTCTGCCCACAAATCCCGGCAAAAATGAGCTGCCACAGCGCTTCAGCACCAACACTTCACACCACCTAAATGCCAAGTCACTTATTGGGGTAAACTCTATATAAGTGCACATGACCATAGCTTAAGGCTGTGGGAAAACCCTGCCGTAGTGGTGAGTAAAACACCACCCCCAGAATCCTCCAGTTCAGTTATGTTGATCATTGCCAGAAAGTTCTCTGCTTCCCTTGTCATCATTGGTTCATTTTGCTGCAATAATTTCAATATTCCTAATCGCCCTTCTCTATTGGATACCCTCCCTAAACCCCACCCTGATTCTGCCCCTCCTCCAAGTTTATAAATACCCCTGCCATGCCCTAATGCTTGCTTTTGGCCATTTGTCCTCGTGTATGGATCGAGTCTCCCTGTAGCATCTTTCCTGGTTTATTCAGTACAAATTTGTagctgccccaggctgtcaCAGCAATCCCAGATAAATGTTCTGAATAGAACAGAACTCCTGGCTGCCTTAGGCAGACATCAGCTACAGAGTGCTTCCTGCAGGCAATGCCTAGGCTTAGGCTGTCAGCTCTTTTGTGATTTCATTCTGATTTCATTCTGCTTGCAGCACTCTCTTAGccagcaagagaaagaaatctgggaatgctgcacaGAAATTCTATAAGTGACTTTATTTCTATGAAGGGGGTCCGACAGCAAAGCCGAGTACGTGGAATATCAAAGGGGTTTTATAGGGTTAAGATGAGTTGAAAAATGACCAATAAAGTTACAAGTTGAAAACTATACAATTACTTAGGGTTTTAGATACAGAACTGAACAATTACTTAAAAGAGATAAAGACCAATTAAAACTGTAAAAGGTAACACAGGGATCTACAGAGAGATGAACACTTCTCTAGTATAAGTCATCCTAATGAAGGATTCCTTATCTAGGGGATAAAATTCCAAGGGGGCCCAAAAGGGATGTTTGAATCATCCACACAAACTGTTTGGTTGCTGATTGTTGTTTTCTAGTATTAAAGTTTTTAGTTCCCAAAAAATTGgatcagattttctttctgcatgaaAATCACCGAGTTCAGTGTAgtctccagctgggaagggaagggaagggaagggaagggaagggaagggaagggaagggaagggaagggaagggaagggaagggaagggaagggaagggaagggaagggaagggaagggaagggaagggaagggaagggaagggggcTGCAGTTACCTGTGCCTGACCCAGGTGTCTGCCTCGTGGGCTCTCTCGGTGTAGTTCTCGGGCAGGAAGCCCCTGCAGCCGGTGCGGTGCGAGGTGCCGACCACCCAGCCCTCGCTGACGTCgctctgctgcctggggtcCACGTAGATCAGGTCCCCAGCGTTGATCAGGAGCTCGTCAATGTTCTGGGGTTTGTACTGGAACAGGGCCCTGAGCCtctgtggggacacagcagggtcaggatgctccctgtgctgctcagggcgCGGCTGTTCGCCTCTCCTGGAcacagagccagctctgcttcccactCTGAACCTCCTCTTTGGTGGCACTTTGGCACAGGAAAAGCAACACACTACCACACTTACAGTATGTGCAAAAACAGGCACTTGGTTTTCACAAAAATACTAGTTTCTCCCTGTAATTGGTACAGACTTGAAAGCAAATATAGATCTGACCTATTTTTGTGGTTGCTTGCAGCTCTCCTGAGCGTGACTAAAGTCCAATATGGGGCTTGAGACAGAGTGACTTACTGATCTGACAAAAGATGCCAAACATTCCATAATTTAAATTTGGAAATGAGAACACAAAGAATATCCACTGGTTTCAACTCAGAGTCTGCTAAGCAGAAAGTCATCAGTGAGAACTGACCCCTTCTCACTGATGCAGTTTTCATCATGGCTGGAACAGTCAAGAAAACGAATTTTGCTGAAGGGAATTTTGCTGCAAAACTGCAAACTGACAAATCCTAGAAAATACGAAAGGGTCATGATTTCATGTCTCTTATTTTCTCGTGTCATGGTAGGGTtaggttttttccccactggGGTTTGGAAATAGATTTTGAGACATGCAGGTCAAGCAACCTACCAAAATAAAGGTATTATCTACTGATTCAGGAGTGCAGTTTTCCACCCCAAAATGGCACTGGAAATAACCATGCTCTTTGAAGCCCTGTGCTGAGGCAGGCAGAGATTTTATTAAGGATGGAAAAGGCAAGATGACTGTAGAAAATTAAAGCTGAGGAGATGGAATAAATCTGGTTGCAGTACCTGGTAATGCACAAAGCGCATGTCCCGGGAATAGAGAGCAGCCACCCACTGGCAGGGCTCCCCTGGGTTAATGCACTTGGCCAATTGCTCCAAAGTCTTCTGATGGTGAGGATAAAACCTGTGAGCCAAGGTGAGGTGGAACTGCTTCAAGGAGGGCTTCACGTGGCAGTCTAGGAAGGAAACAGCCACATCACAACATAGAAACA includes the following:
- the UBASH3A gene encoding ubiquitin-associated and SH3 domain-containing protein A — translated: MAVAEAQLYAKVSNKQRGRGTSALLEPLLARGFPAHIAQKALVATGQKTIEDAAKWLHSHCNDPSLDDPIPQEYALYLCPTGRLQSRLQEFWRESKRQCGKNRAHELFPHVTLCDFFPCEDQKVELLYDILKRVGDSFSPRFPASISLTLHASPSYLGFFIDDSQANILKEFAVAFSSEASALADCHVKPSLKQFHLTLAHRFYPHHQKTLEQLAKCINPGEPCQWVAALYSRDMRFVHYQRLRALFQYKPQNIDELLINAGDLIYVDPRQQSDVSEGWVVGTSHRTGCRGFLPENYTERAHEADTWVRHREYVFETASRSFTKTEKEPNVKLNGEAHNLSVSRSVTNVLFLQNTALRRGVLVMRHGEGVDQVFGKSWLQQCLTADGKYSRADLNFPSSLPRRKDSMKQFEHDPPLSCCGIFQSRLIGEALLDQEVTVSHVYSSPALRCVQTAQHVLQGLKLNPKVRIRVEPGLFEWTKLEANRTIPNFMTVVELVEASYNIDTSYRGNFPLSSLVPSESYEDYVSRSSAVIKQIISACPSKGVILIVGHSSSLAPLTRALTGLPDTDSADFAQRVQKIPSLGMCFCEEQKEENKWQMVNPPVKTLTHGANTAFNWRNTIMEE